Proteins encoded within one genomic window of Hevea brasiliensis isolate MT/VB/25A 57/8 chromosome 8, ASM3005281v1, whole genome shotgun sequence:
- the LOC131182533 gene encoding monocopper oxidase-like protein SKU5, whose protein sequence is MAFLSNHSSLELLLAASFILLASLAANGDEIFYEWRVAIDKKIKPVSADQPVITINGMFPGPLINATTNDNIHVNVFNDMDEPLLFTWNGIEQRLNSWQDGVSGTNCPIQPGKNWTYQFQLKDQIGSFFYFPSLYFQKSGGGFGPIRVYNRIIISVPFPKPEAEYDLLIGDWYPKSYKEVRSMMLNGSTPLISPDKMLLNGKGPYIDPSTKSYESFTFTPGKTYRLRISNVGNVWSFNFRIQNHKMLLVETEGSYTNQITFDSLDVHVGQSYSVLVTADQKAADYYIVATPKMVNVDKISSLAAIGVLHYANSTTNATGPLPTGPDPFDLQFSINQAKSIRWNMTTGAARPNPQGTFNVTNVTLSQTFILHGSKAEIDGVSSYTVNDVSYITPTTPLKLADHFGNWSDVFQLDQFSTNSSNGSPKHGVFVASGDHKGWIELVFMNDLDVMDSWHLDGFGFFVVGYGVGDWTNHSRSTYNIYDPVVRSTVQVYPKGWTGVYAYLDNPGMWNLRSQNLRNWYLGQELYLRVYDADPNPAKERPPPDNLLLCGKFSNLSPPPPPPNAPASAPPPPNAPATAPSPSHASPPPPPPASTPPTSHALTGRKAWFHTIMMLIIAFLCMGKQ, encoded by the exons ATGGCATTTCTGAGTAATCATTCATCACTAGAACTCCTGCTCGCCGCGAGCTTCATACTCCTTGCTTCGCTTGCTGCTAATGGTGATGAAATTTTCTATGAGTGGAGGGTTGCAATTGACAAAAAAATCAAACCAGTGTCTGCAGATCAACCTGTTATTACCATCAACGGAATGTTCCCTGGACCCCTTATCAATGCCACCACAAATGACAATATTCATGTCAATGTGTTTAATGATATGGATGAGCCTCTTCTATTTACATG GAATGGGATTGAACAGAGGTTAAACTCATGGCAAGATGGAGTGTCAGGAACAAATTGTCCAATCCAACCTGGGAAAAATTGGACTTATCAGTTTCAGTTGAAGGACCAAATTGGGAGCTTTTTCTACTTCCCTTCTCTTTATTTCCAGAAATCTGGGGGAGGGTTTGGTCCTATTAGGGTTTATAATCGTATAATCATTAGTGTGCCCTTTCCTAAACCAGAGGCAGAGTATGATCTTCTCATTGGTGATTGGTATCCAAAAAGTTACAAG GAGGTTAGGTCCATGATGCTTAACGGTTCTACCCCTCTTATTTCCCCTGATAAGATGCTACTAAATGGCAAAGGCCCATATATAGATCCTTCTACCAAATCCTATGAGTCATTCACATTCACACCAG GAAAGACATACAGGTTGAGGATATCCAATGTGGGGAATGTGTGGAGTTTCAATTTCAGGATACAAAATCATAAAATGTTGCTGGTTGAAACTGAAGGATCATACACTAATCAGATAACATTTGATTCTTTGGATGTGCATGTTGGGCAATCCTACTCTGTTCTTGTCACAGCTGATCAGAAAGCAGCTGACTATTATATTGTGGCAACTCCTAAAATGGTTAATGTTGATAAAATCAGCAGTCTTGCTGCTATAGGGGTGCTACATTATGCTAATTCTACTACAAATGCTACTGGACCTCTTCCAACTGGTCCTGATCCTTTTGATTTGCAATTCTCCATTAATCAAGCTAAGTCAATCAG GTGGAATATGACAACAGGAGCTGCCAGGCCCAACCCACAAGGAACCTTCAATGTGACCAATGTGACATTATCACAAACATTTATCCTGCATGGATCAAAAGCTGAGATTGATGGTGTATCCTCTTATACAGTCAATGATGTCTCCTACATTACACCAACGACCCCATTAAAGCTTGCTGATCACTTCGGAAATTGGTCTGATGTTTTTCAACTTGATCAATTTTCCACTAATTCTTCAAATGGTAGCCCCAAACATGGTGTTTTTGTTGCTTCTGGAGACCATAAAGGATGGATAGAACTTGTTTTCATGAATGATTTGGATGTTATGGATTCTTGGCACTTGGATGGCTTTGGCTTTTTTGTTG tcggATATGGTGTAGGAGATTGGACAAATCATTCGCGCTCTACTTATAATATTTATGATCCTGTAGTTCGTTCTACAGTTCAg gtGTACCCTAAAGGATGGACTGGTGTTTATGCATATCTAGATAATCCTGGGATGTGGAACTTGAGATCAcaaaatttgagaaattggtaCTTAGGCCAAGAGCTCTACTTAAGAGTTTATGATGCTGACCCCAATCCTGCCAAAGAGCGACCACCCCCAGATAACCTTCTTCTTTGTG GAAAATTTAGCAATTTAagtcctcctcctcctccacctAATGCCCCTGCATCTGCTCCTCCTCCACCTAATGCCCCTGCGACTGCTCCTTCTCCTTCTCATGCGtcacctcctcctcctcctcctgcaTCAACTCCTCCTACTTCTCATGCATTAACTGGACGAAAAGCATG GTTCCACACCATTATGATGCTGATTATTGCATTTCTTTGCATGGGCAAGCAGTAG